The following proteins are encoded in a genomic region of Paralichthys olivaceus isolate ysfri-2021 chromosome 23, ASM2471397v2, whole genome shotgun sequence:
- the cbll1 gene encoding E3 ubiquitin-protein ligase Hakai isoform X4: MKNKAASLLIHLPSSLPPSFLPPSLPSLTLHPPLLLARSLPQCTACTRWIMDQSDNDLQGSDGSGNLGGPDVRRRIPIKLISKQPLRSKPLPRTQRPNSRPTKSEPGENDNFGFKQEDRFDCGAKAGDVFANQRRYPQPLFWDYKLHLIGERDEVPIHFCDKCGLPIQLYGRMIPCKHVFCYDCALLHEKKGDKMCPGLTLYNCTDPVQRIEQCQRGSLYMCSVVPGCKRTYLSQRDLQAHVNHRHLRAAKSSSGRQEPLHLSLSSDVPDRFRVPPPHLSKNHVHLPNPLQHGGHDPYSQPPPPSAHDAPPPTSALGPETFRIATVTTRKHSNLITVPIQDDSSSSREPHSGGLGPGQPPHHHPGDYPGQPPVVTHSHHMMAPPQQHFGPPPPPPPPISHPMQHPPQASGTPHMVYNQAPPPPMSTAPPPITPPPGHIMPPYMNHPPPGPPPQHSGPPVNAPPPHHYNPNSMQQFPEDQGTLSPPFSQPGGLSPGMWPAPRGPPPPRMQGPPPQGQMPGPHHPDQSRYRPYYQ; this comes from the exons ATGAAGAACAAAGCAG CTTCTCTCCTCATTcatctcccttcctccctccctccttccttccttcctccctcccttccttccctcacgcttcaccctcctctcctcctcgccCGTtctctcccacaatgcactgcgtGCACTCGCTGGATCATGGACCAAAGCG acAATGATCTTCAAGGAAGCGACGGCTCTGGGAATTTGGGTGGCCCAGATGTCCGAAGGCGAATCCCCATCAAACTCATATCCAAACAGCCCTTAAGGAGCAAACCTCTGCCACGCACCCAAAGACCCAACAGCAGGCCAACTAAAAGTGAGCCCGGAGAAAATG ATAACTTTGGCTTCAAGCAAGAGGACAGGTTTGACTGTGGTGCTAAAGCTGGAGATGTGTTTGCAAATCAGAGGAGATATCCCCAGCCACTGTTTTGGGACTATAAG TTGCATTTGATTGGAGAAAGGGATGAAGTACCAATTCACTTCTGTGACAAATGTGGTCTCCCTATCCAGCTGTATGGGCGGATG ATCCCCTGCAAGCATGTTTTCTGCTACGACTGTGCTTTGCTTCATGAAAAGAAAGGAGACAAGATGTGCCCAGG CCTCACCCTCTACAACTGCACGGATCCAGTGCAGCGCATCGAGCAGTGCCAGCGTGGTTCGCTCTACATGTGTAGTGTTGTGCCGGGATGTAAGCGCACCTACCTGTCCCAGCGTGACCTGCAGGCCCATGTCAACCACCGCCACCTGAGGGCAGCCAAGTCTTCCTCAGGCCGGCAGGAGCCCTTGCACCTCAGCTTGTCATCTGACGTCCCTGATCGTTTCCGTGTGCCTCCACCTCACTTATCCAAGAACCATGTTCACCTCCCCAACCCACTCCAGCATGGCGGTCATGACccctacagccagccaccaccACCCTCTGCTCATGATGCCCCACCTCCAACGTCTGCTTTAGGTCCTGAGACATTCCGCATCGCTACGGTAACGACACGCAAACACAGCAATCTCATCACTGTGCCCATCCAAGatgactcctcttcctcccgtGAGCCCCACTCTGGTGGGCTAGGCCCCGGTCAgccaccccaccaccaccctggGGACTATCCCGGCCAGCCACCGGTTGTAACCCACTCCCACCACATGATGGCGCCACCGCAGCAGCACTTTGGCCCcccgcctccccctcctcctcccatcagcCACCCCATGCAGCATCCGCCCCAAGCCTCTGGGACGCCACACATGGTGTACAACCAGGCCCCTCCTCCCCCCATGTCCACAGCTCCACCACCAATCACGCCACCACCAGGGCACATTATGCCCCCTTATATGAACCACCCGCCCCCAGGACCTCCACCACAACACAGTGGCCCTCCCGTCAACGCTCCTCCACCTCATCATTACAACCCCAACTCAATGCAGCAGTTCCCTGAAGACCAAGGCACCCTCAGCCCCCCCTTCAGCCAACCAGGAGGGCTCAGTCCTGGGATGTGGCCGGCTCCGAGAGGACCCCCACCTCCACGAATGCAGGGTCCTCCTCCCCAGGGCCAGATGCCTGGTCCACATCACCCAGATCAGAGCCGCTACCGGCCGTACTATCAGTAA
- the cbll1 gene encoding E3 ubiquitin-protein ligase Hakai isoform X1 translates to MEQFPDVNGYPARKATPVIPDIRCMARTHAQSDSNARLTLACKAGKTQSYFSNQNGDMLTRTRSGAPGERAQTSDSELKDATLIQNLVKSTLFLIMLIKATVCLVVILYPHHTSTLDVYPYSTVCYEDDKYQLLSSFISLPPSLLPSFLPPFLPSRFTLLSSSPVLSHNALRALAGSWTKAVSKMSSQGRYNDLQGSDGSGNLGGPDVRRRIPIKLISKQPLRSKPLPRTQRPNSRPTKSEPGENDNFGFKQEDRFDCGAKAGDVFANQRRYPQPLFWDYKLHLIGERDEVPIHFCDKCGLPIQLYGRMIPCKHVFCYDCALLHEKKGDKMCPGLTLYNCTDPVQRIEQCQRGSLYMCSVVPGCKRTYLSQRDLQAHVNHRHLRAAKSSSGRQEPLHLSLSSDVPDRFRVPPPHLSKNHVHLPNPLQHGGHDPYSQPPPPSAHDAPPPTSALGPETFRIATVTTRKHSNLITVPIQDDSSSSREPHSGGLGPGQPPHHHPGDYPGQPPVVTHSHHMMAPPQQHFGPPPPPPPPISHPMQHPPQASGTPHMVYNQAPPPPMSTAPPPITPPPGHIMPPYMNHPPPGPPPQHSGPPVNAPPPHHYNPNSMQQFPEDQGTLSPPFSQPGGLSPGMWPAPRGPPPPRMQGPPPQGQMPGPHHPDQSRYRPYYQ, encoded by the exons ATGGAACAGTTCCCCGACGTCAATGGCTACCCGGCACGAAAAGCGACGCCTGTTATCCCCGATATACGGTGTATGGCTCGTACTCACGCACAAAGTGATTCAAACGCGAGGCTAACTTTAGCATGCAAGGCAGGAAAAACTCAGTCATATTTTTCGAATCAAAATGGCGACATGCTTACGAGAACGCGCAGTGGAGCTCCAGGGGAACGTGCACAGACTTCAGACAGTGAACTGAAAGATGCGACATTAATTCAAAACCTTGTAAAATCAACATTATTTCTCATAATGCTCATAAAGGCGACCGTCTGCTTAGTTGTTATACTTTATCCTCACCATACATCAACTTTAGATGTGTATCCATATTCTACAGTGTGTTATGAGGACGATAAATACCAG CTTCTCTCCTCATTcatctcccttcctccctccctccttccttccttcctccctcccttccttccctcacgcttcaccctcctctcctcctcgccCGTtctctcccacaatgcactgcgtGCACTCGCTGGATCATGGACCAAAGCGGTAAGCAAAATGTCCAGTCAAGGCCGAT acAATGATCTTCAAGGAAGCGACGGCTCTGGGAATTTGGGTGGCCCAGATGTCCGAAGGCGAATCCCCATCAAACTCATATCCAAACAGCCCTTAAGGAGCAAACCTCTGCCACGCACCCAAAGACCCAACAGCAGGCCAACTAAAAGTGAGCCCGGAGAAAATG ATAACTTTGGCTTCAAGCAAGAGGACAGGTTTGACTGTGGTGCTAAAGCTGGAGATGTGTTTGCAAATCAGAGGAGATATCCCCAGCCACTGTTTTGGGACTATAAG TTGCATTTGATTGGAGAAAGGGATGAAGTACCAATTCACTTCTGTGACAAATGTGGTCTCCCTATCCAGCTGTATGGGCGGATG ATCCCCTGCAAGCATGTTTTCTGCTACGACTGTGCTTTGCTTCATGAAAAGAAAGGAGACAAGATGTGCCCAGG CCTCACCCTCTACAACTGCACGGATCCAGTGCAGCGCATCGAGCAGTGCCAGCGTGGTTCGCTCTACATGTGTAGTGTTGTGCCGGGATGTAAGCGCACCTACCTGTCCCAGCGTGACCTGCAGGCCCATGTCAACCACCGCCACCTGAGGGCAGCCAAGTCTTCCTCAGGCCGGCAGGAGCCCTTGCACCTCAGCTTGTCATCTGACGTCCCTGATCGTTTCCGTGTGCCTCCACCTCACTTATCCAAGAACCATGTTCACCTCCCCAACCCACTCCAGCATGGCGGTCATGACccctacagccagccaccaccACCCTCTGCTCATGATGCCCCACCTCCAACGTCTGCTTTAGGTCCTGAGACATTCCGCATCGCTACGGTAACGACACGCAAACACAGCAATCTCATCACTGTGCCCATCCAAGatgactcctcttcctcccgtGAGCCCCACTCTGGTGGGCTAGGCCCCGGTCAgccaccccaccaccaccctggGGACTATCCCGGCCAGCCACCGGTTGTAACCCACTCCCACCACATGATGGCGCCACCGCAGCAGCACTTTGGCCCcccgcctccccctcctcctcccatcagcCACCCCATGCAGCATCCGCCCCAAGCCTCTGGGACGCCACACATGGTGTACAACCAGGCCCCTCCTCCCCCCATGTCCACAGCTCCACCACCAATCACGCCACCACCAGGGCACATTATGCCCCCTTATATGAACCACCCGCCCCCAGGACCTCCACCACAACACAGTGGCCCTCCCGTCAACGCTCCTCCACCTCATCATTACAACCCCAACTCAATGCAGCAGTTCCCTGAAGACCAAGGCACCCTCAGCCCCCCCTTCAGCCAACCAGGAGGGCTCAGTCCTGGGATGTGGCCGGCTCCGAGAGGACCCCCACCTCCACGAATGCAGGGTCCTCCTCCCCAGGGCCAGATGCCTGGTCCACATCACCCAGATCAGAGCCGCTACCGGCCGTACTATCAGTAA
- the cbll1 gene encoding E3 ubiquitin-protein ligase Hakai isoform X5 — translation MQVEKDKGTQGGPAVSRKNKNNDLQGSDGSGNLGGPDVRRRIPIKLISKQPLRSKPLPRTQRPNSRPTKSEPGENDNFGFKQEDRFDCGAKAGDVFANQRRYPQPLFWDYKLHLIGERDEVPIHFCDKCGLPIQLYGRMIPCKHVFCYDCALLHEKKGDKMCPGLTLYNCTDPVQRIEQCQRGSLYMCSVVPGCKRTYLSQRDLQAHVNHRHLRAAKSSSGRQEPLHLSLSSDVPDRFRVPPPHLSKNHVHLPNPLQHGGHDPYSQPPPPSAHDAPPPTSALGPETFRIATVTTRKHSNLITVPIQDDSSSSREPHSGGLGPGQPPHHHPGDYPGQPPVVTHSHHMMAPPQQHFGPPPPPPPPISHPMQHPPQASGTPHMVYNQAPPPPMSTAPPPITPPPGHIMPPYMNHPPPGPPPQHSGPPVNAPPPHHYNPNSMQQFPEDQGTLSPPFSQPGGLSPGMWPAPRGPPPPRMQGPPPQGQMPGPHHPDQSRYRPYYQ, via the exons ATGCAGGTGGAGAAGGACAAAGGAACACAGGGAGGCCCAGCAGtgtcaagaaaaaataaaa acAATGATCTTCAAGGAAGCGACGGCTCTGGGAATTTGGGTGGCCCAGATGTCCGAAGGCGAATCCCCATCAAACTCATATCCAAACAGCCCTTAAGGAGCAAACCTCTGCCACGCACCCAAAGACCCAACAGCAGGCCAACTAAAAGTGAGCCCGGAGAAAATG ATAACTTTGGCTTCAAGCAAGAGGACAGGTTTGACTGTGGTGCTAAAGCTGGAGATGTGTTTGCAAATCAGAGGAGATATCCCCAGCCACTGTTTTGGGACTATAAG TTGCATTTGATTGGAGAAAGGGATGAAGTACCAATTCACTTCTGTGACAAATGTGGTCTCCCTATCCAGCTGTATGGGCGGATG ATCCCCTGCAAGCATGTTTTCTGCTACGACTGTGCTTTGCTTCATGAAAAGAAAGGAGACAAGATGTGCCCAGG CCTCACCCTCTACAACTGCACGGATCCAGTGCAGCGCATCGAGCAGTGCCAGCGTGGTTCGCTCTACATGTGTAGTGTTGTGCCGGGATGTAAGCGCACCTACCTGTCCCAGCGTGACCTGCAGGCCCATGTCAACCACCGCCACCTGAGGGCAGCCAAGTCTTCCTCAGGCCGGCAGGAGCCCTTGCACCTCAGCTTGTCATCTGACGTCCCTGATCGTTTCCGTGTGCCTCCACCTCACTTATCCAAGAACCATGTTCACCTCCCCAACCCACTCCAGCATGGCGGTCATGACccctacagccagccaccaccACCCTCTGCTCATGATGCCCCACCTCCAACGTCTGCTTTAGGTCCTGAGACATTCCGCATCGCTACGGTAACGACACGCAAACACAGCAATCTCATCACTGTGCCCATCCAAGatgactcctcttcctcccgtGAGCCCCACTCTGGTGGGCTAGGCCCCGGTCAgccaccccaccaccaccctggGGACTATCCCGGCCAGCCACCGGTTGTAACCCACTCCCACCACATGATGGCGCCACCGCAGCAGCACTTTGGCCCcccgcctccccctcctcctcccatcagcCACCCCATGCAGCATCCGCCCCAAGCCTCTGGGACGCCACACATGGTGTACAACCAGGCCCCTCCTCCCCCCATGTCCACAGCTCCACCACCAATCACGCCACCACCAGGGCACATTATGCCCCCTTATATGAACCACCCGCCCCCAGGACCTCCACCACAACACAGTGGCCCTCCCGTCAACGCTCCTCCACCTCATCATTACAACCCCAACTCAATGCAGCAGTTCCCTGAAGACCAAGGCACCCTCAGCCCCCCCTTCAGCCAACCAGGAGGGCTCAGTCCTGGGATGTGGCCGGCTCCGAGAGGACCCCCACCTCCACGAATGCAGGGTCCTCCTCCCCAGGGCCAGATGCCTGGTCCACATCACCCAGATCAGAGCCGCTACCGGCCGTACTATCAGTAA
- the cbll1 gene encoding E3 ubiquitin-protein ligase Hakai isoform X2, translating into MQVEKDKGTQGGPAVSRKNKTSLLIHLPSSLPPSFLPPSLPSLTLHPPLLLARSLPQCTACTRWIMDQSDNDLQGSDGSGNLGGPDVRRRIPIKLISKQPLRSKPLPRTQRPNSRPTKSEPGENDNFGFKQEDRFDCGAKAGDVFANQRRYPQPLFWDYKLHLIGERDEVPIHFCDKCGLPIQLYGRMIPCKHVFCYDCALLHEKKGDKMCPGLTLYNCTDPVQRIEQCQRGSLYMCSVVPGCKRTYLSQRDLQAHVNHRHLRAAKSSSGRQEPLHLSLSSDVPDRFRVPPPHLSKNHVHLPNPLQHGGHDPYSQPPPPSAHDAPPPTSALGPETFRIATVTTRKHSNLITVPIQDDSSSSREPHSGGLGPGQPPHHHPGDYPGQPPVVTHSHHMMAPPQQHFGPPPPPPPPISHPMQHPPQASGTPHMVYNQAPPPPMSTAPPPITPPPGHIMPPYMNHPPPGPPPQHSGPPVNAPPPHHYNPNSMQQFPEDQGTLSPPFSQPGGLSPGMWPAPRGPPPPRMQGPPPQGQMPGPHHPDQSRYRPYYQ; encoded by the exons ATGCAGGTGGAGAAGGACAAAGGAACACAGGGAGGCCCAGCAGtgtcaagaaaaaataaaa CTTCTCTCCTCATTcatctcccttcctccctccctccttccttccttcctccctcccttccttccctcacgcttcaccctcctctcctcctcgccCGTtctctcccacaatgcactgcgtGCACTCGCTGGATCATGGACCAAAGCG acAATGATCTTCAAGGAAGCGACGGCTCTGGGAATTTGGGTGGCCCAGATGTCCGAAGGCGAATCCCCATCAAACTCATATCCAAACAGCCCTTAAGGAGCAAACCTCTGCCACGCACCCAAAGACCCAACAGCAGGCCAACTAAAAGTGAGCCCGGAGAAAATG ATAACTTTGGCTTCAAGCAAGAGGACAGGTTTGACTGTGGTGCTAAAGCTGGAGATGTGTTTGCAAATCAGAGGAGATATCCCCAGCCACTGTTTTGGGACTATAAG TTGCATTTGATTGGAGAAAGGGATGAAGTACCAATTCACTTCTGTGACAAATGTGGTCTCCCTATCCAGCTGTATGGGCGGATG ATCCCCTGCAAGCATGTTTTCTGCTACGACTGTGCTTTGCTTCATGAAAAGAAAGGAGACAAGATGTGCCCAGG CCTCACCCTCTACAACTGCACGGATCCAGTGCAGCGCATCGAGCAGTGCCAGCGTGGTTCGCTCTACATGTGTAGTGTTGTGCCGGGATGTAAGCGCACCTACCTGTCCCAGCGTGACCTGCAGGCCCATGTCAACCACCGCCACCTGAGGGCAGCCAAGTCTTCCTCAGGCCGGCAGGAGCCCTTGCACCTCAGCTTGTCATCTGACGTCCCTGATCGTTTCCGTGTGCCTCCACCTCACTTATCCAAGAACCATGTTCACCTCCCCAACCCACTCCAGCATGGCGGTCATGACccctacagccagccaccaccACCCTCTGCTCATGATGCCCCACCTCCAACGTCTGCTTTAGGTCCTGAGACATTCCGCATCGCTACGGTAACGACACGCAAACACAGCAATCTCATCACTGTGCCCATCCAAGatgactcctcttcctcccgtGAGCCCCACTCTGGTGGGCTAGGCCCCGGTCAgccaccccaccaccaccctggGGACTATCCCGGCCAGCCACCGGTTGTAACCCACTCCCACCACATGATGGCGCCACCGCAGCAGCACTTTGGCCCcccgcctccccctcctcctcccatcagcCACCCCATGCAGCATCCGCCCCAAGCCTCTGGGACGCCACACATGGTGTACAACCAGGCCCCTCCTCCCCCCATGTCCACAGCTCCACCACCAATCACGCCACCACCAGGGCACATTATGCCCCCTTATATGAACCACCCGCCCCCAGGACCTCCACCACAACACAGTGGCCCTCCCGTCAACGCTCCTCCACCTCATCATTACAACCCCAACTCAATGCAGCAGTTCCCTGAAGACCAAGGCACCCTCAGCCCCCCCTTCAGCCAACCAGGAGGGCTCAGTCCTGGGATGTGGCCGGCTCCGAGAGGACCCCCACCTCCACGAATGCAGGGTCCTCCTCCCCAGGGCCAGATGCCTGGTCCACATCACCCAGATCAGAGCCGCTACCGGCCGTACTATCAGTAA
- the cbll1 gene encoding E3 ubiquitin-protein ligase Hakai isoform X6, which produces MKNKADNDLQGSDGSGNLGGPDVRRRIPIKLISKQPLRSKPLPRTQRPNSRPTKSEPGENDNFGFKQEDRFDCGAKAGDVFANQRRYPQPLFWDYKLHLIGERDEVPIHFCDKCGLPIQLYGRMIPCKHVFCYDCALLHEKKGDKMCPGLTLYNCTDPVQRIEQCQRGSLYMCSVVPGCKRTYLSQRDLQAHVNHRHLRAAKSSSGRQEPLHLSLSSDVPDRFRVPPPHLSKNHVHLPNPLQHGGHDPYSQPPPPSAHDAPPPTSALGPETFRIATVTTRKHSNLITVPIQDDSSSSREPHSGGLGPGQPPHHHPGDYPGQPPVVTHSHHMMAPPQQHFGPPPPPPPPISHPMQHPPQASGTPHMVYNQAPPPPMSTAPPPITPPPGHIMPPYMNHPPPGPPPQHSGPPVNAPPPHHYNPNSMQQFPEDQGTLSPPFSQPGGLSPGMWPAPRGPPPPRMQGPPPQGQMPGPHHPDQSRYRPYYQ; this is translated from the exons ATGAAGAACAAAGCAG acAATGATCTTCAAGGAAGCGACGGCTCTGGGAATTTGGGTGGCCCAGATGTCCGAAGGCGAATCCCCATCAAACTCATATCCAAACAGCCCTTAAGGAGCAAACCTCTGCCACGCACCCAAAGACCCAACAGCAGGCCAACTAAAAGTGAGCCCGGAGAAAATG ATAACTTTGGCTTCAAGCAAGAGGACAGGTTTGACTGTGGTGCTAAAGCTGGAGATGTGTTTGCAAATCAGAGGAGATATCCCCAGCCACTGTTTTGGGACTATAAG TTGCATTTGATTGGAGAAAGGGATGAAGTACCAATTCACTTCTGTGACAAATGTGGTCTCCCTATCCAGCTGTATGGGCGGATG ATCCCCTGCAAGCATGTTTTCTGCTACGACTGTGCTTTGCTTCATGAAAAGAAAGGAGACAAGATGTGCCCAGG CCTCACCCTCTACAACTGCACGGATCCAGTGCAGCGCATCGAGCAGTGCCAGCGTGGTTCGCTCTACATGTGTAGTGTTGTGCCGGGATGTAAGCGCACCTACCTGTCCCAGCGTGACCTGCAGGCCCATGTCAACCACCGCCACCTGAGGGCAGCCAAGTCTTCCTCAGGCCGGCAGGAGCCCTTGCACCTCAGCTTGTCATCTGACGTCCCTGATCGTTTCCGTGTGCCTCCACCTCACTTATCCAAGAACCATGTTCACCTCCCCAACCCACTCCAGCATGGCGGTCATGACccctacagccagccaccaccACCCTCTGCTCATGATGCCCCACCTCCAACGTCTGCTTTAGGTCCTGAGACATTCCGCATCGCTACGGTAACGACACGCAAACACAGCAATCTCATCACTGTGCCCATCCAAGatgactcctcttcctcccgtGAGCCCCACTCTGGTGGGCTAGGCCCCGGTCAgccaccccaccaccaccctggGGACTATCCCGGCCAGCCACCGGTTGTAACCCACTCCCACCACATGATGGCGCCACCGCAGCAGCACTTTGGCCCcccgcctccccctcctcctcccatcagcCACCCCATGCAGCATCCGCCCCAAGCCTCTGGGACGCCACACATGGTGTACAACCAGGCCCCTCCTCCCCCCATGTCCACAGCTCCACCACCAATCACGCCACCACCAGGGCACATTATGCCCCCTTATATGAACCACCCGCCCCCAGGACCTCCACCACAACACAGTGGCCCTCCCGTCAACGCTCCTCCACCTCATCATTACAACCCCAACTCAATGCAGCAGTTCCCTGAAGACCAAGGCACCCTCAGCCCCCCCTTCAGCCAACCAGGAGGGCTCAGTCCTGGGATGTGGCCGGCTCCGAGAGGACCCCCACCTCCACGAATGCAGGGTCCTCCTCCCCAGGGCCAGATGCCTGGTCCACATCACCCAGATCAGAGCCGCTACCGGCCGTACTATCAGTAA
- the cbll1 gene encoding E3 ubiquitin-protein ligase Hakai isoform X3, with protein sequence MNCSLSLASLLIHLPSSLPPSFLPPSLPSLTLHPPLLLARSLPQCTACTRWIMDQSDNDLQGSDGSGNLGGPDVRRRIPIKLISKQPLRSKPLPRTQRPNSRPTKSEPGENDNFGFKQEDRFDCGAKAGDVFANQRRYPQPLFWDYKLHLIGERDEVPIHFCDKCGLPIQLYGRMIPCKHVFCYDCALLHEKKGDKMCPGLTLYNCTDPVQRIEQCQRGSLYMCSVVPGCKRTYLSQRDLQAHVNHRHLRAAKSSSGRQEPLHLSLSSDVPDRFRVPPPHLSKNHVHLPNPLQHGGHDPYSQPPPPSAHDAPPPTSALGPETFRIATVTTRKHSNLITVPIQDDSSSSREPHSGGLGPGQPPHHHPGDYPGQPPVVTHSHHMMAPPQQHFGPPPPPPPPISHPMQHPPQASGTPHMVYNQAPPPPMSTAPPPITPPPGHIMPPYMNHPPPGPPPQHSGPPVNAPPPHHYNPNSMQQFPEDQGTLSPPFSQPGGLSPGMWPAPRGPPPPRMQGPPPQGQMPGPHHPDQSRYRPYYQ encoded by the exons ATGAATTGTTCTCTTTCTTTAGCTTCTCTCCTCATTcatctcccttcctccctccctccttccttccttcctccctcccttccttccctcacgcttcaccctcctctcctcctcgccCGTtctctcccacaatgcactgcgtGCACTCGCTGGATCATGGACCAAAGCG acAATGATCTTCAAGGAAGCGACGGCTCTGGGAATTTGGGTGGCCCAGATGTCCGAAGGCGAATCCCCATCAAACTCATATCCAAACAGCCCTTAAGGAGCAAACCTCTGCCACGCACCCAAAGACCCAACAGCAGGCCAACTAAAAGTGAGCCCGGAGAAAATG ATAACTTTGGCTTCAAGCAAGAGGACAGGTTTGACTGTGGTGCTAAAGCTGGAGATGTGTTTGCAAATCAGAGGAGATATCCCCAGCCACTGTTTTGGGACTATAAG TTGCATTTGATTGGAGAAAGGGATGAAGTACCAATTCACTTCTGTGACAAATGTGGTCTCCCTATCCAGCTGTATGGGCGGATG ATCCCCTGCAAGCATGTTTTCTGCTACGACTGTGCTTTGCTTCATGAAAAGAAAGGAGACAAGATGTGCCCAGG CCTCACCCTCTACAACTGCACGGATCCAGTGCAGCGCATCGAGCAGTGCCAGCGTGGTTCGCTCTACATGTGTAGTGTTGTGCCGGGATGTAAGCGCACCTACCTGTCCCAGCGTGACCTGCAGGCCCATGTCAACCACCGCCACCTGAGGGCAGCCAAGTCTTCCTCAGGCCGGCAGGAGCCCTTGCACCTCAGCTTGTCATCTGACGTCCCTGATCGTTTCCGTGTGCCTCCACCTCACTTATCCAAGAACCATGTTCACCTCCCCAACCCACTCCAGCATGGCGGTCATGACccctacagccagccaccaccACCCTCTGCTCATGATGCCCCACCTCCAACGTCTGCTTTAGGTCCTGAGACATTCCGCATCGCTACGGTAACGACACGCAAACACAGCAATCTCATCACTGTGCCCATCCAAGatgactcctcttcctcccgtGAGCCCCACTCTGGTGGGCTAGGCCCCGGTCAgccaccccaccaccaccctggGGACTATCCCGGCCAGCCACCGGTTGTAACCCACTCCCACCACATGATGGCGCCACCGCAGCAGCACTTTGGCCCcccgcctccccctcctcctcccatcagcCACCCCATGCAGCATCCGCCCCAAGCCTCTGGGACGCCACACATGGTGTACAACCAGGCCCCTCCTCCCCCCATGTCCACAGCTCCACCACCAATCACGCCACCACCAGGGCACATTATGCCCCCTTATATGAACCACCCGCCCCCAGGACCTCCACCACAACACAGTGGCCCTCCCGTCAACGCTCCTCCACCTCATCATTACAACCCCAACTCAATGCAGCAGTTCCCTGAAGACCAAGGCACCCTCAGCCCCCCCTTCAGCCAACCAGGAGGGCTCAGTCCTGGGATGTGGCCGGCTCCGAGAGGACCCCCACCTCCACGAATGCAGGGTCCTCCTCCCCAGGGCCAGATGCCTGGTCCACATCACCCAGATCAGAGCCGCTACCGGCCGTACTATCAGTAA